gtactttcttttgtgtgtctttgaatgttttgcatggtagacttggaaccgtaaaattataagtcaatgcataaactgcctagcataggctacgtacccaaatttagtttggatcttgaactcaaaagtgaaattaatatgctataaaatcttttagcacaaatgttcatagtaattctaatcccttagaattaattcagttaggcctagttgacatgagttcaacccaaaaccactatggtaaaagatggtttataactttcgtggatgattgtacgaggtactatctcttatactttcttagggataaggatgatgccttagaagcctcaagatgtataaacttgaagttcaaaaccaattagaaaccttgaacataacaactgtatccttaagaagatgataatttccatgttgattagttaaGGATTACCTCCTGGGTGTtgtgggggaggcagtcctcttaactagtatatcctgaacatagtacccttaaggatcagatgaaactccatatgatttatggaaaggtagatgacattCTTATGAATAcatcaaagtgtgggggtgtttgactaagattgtcattcctcttcctaaaagaactagacagaaaccaaaaatgttgattgtgtcttcatataaggtatgatgagtatacttctacatatagatttttggttgcgtgttctgatttttcatactttggtgtgatttttctgactttgttgtgaatactattacataatctagggatgctgagttctttgaacatgtttattcttaaacctgtacctcattagagatgtgttgttgatcccctagatttattttcaaatagtcagaaattatcttaaaggaagatgaagttaaggttgagcctaagagaagtaaaacaattagacttgagacttcttatgaagccgacttcataacattcctagcttagtctaagccctggacttgtaaagaagccttgatatctactgaaaccccattctggtaagaagcttcatttagtgaaatggactcagtccgtcggaacctgacttggaagGTTTATATTTTACCTctagagagtaagaccatgagatgtaaatgagtctttaagaggaaacattaggtatatggaaccgtggaaaaatattaggctaagttggtagctaaaggctataaactaaaagaaggtgtatatttccttgattcttattcacatgtgacgatatttacttccgttgagatgctaattgttattgctatcataaacaaattagagatatatcagatggatgttaagaaatcttttctaaaatcgtgaattagataaagaaatttacatagaccaacctgaggactttgtagtgaacgGTTATGATCACAAAATTTGtaaattgaacaaaattttgtatggtttataaaataagcacgtaacagtgacatggaaaatttgatcatgtgataatgtgtattggatttaagttaatgaatctgacaagtatatttacaagtaacttgttaaggatgcctgtgtgattgtatgcttgtatgttgatgatatgcttatacttgatacaaacatagatgtgattaattccactaaaaacatgcgctgaatgagaacgttgacttgaaagacttaggccatgttgatgtaatcttagggatgaggattagaaaataatctaacatatgtagtcttagtcattctcattatgttgaatttgtgcataagagatacaatcagtgtgattgtaagcctgcttgtactccgtacgattattcttgtagactcaagaaaaaagggtaatggagtatcttaacttgaatactcaagagttataggatgtctgatgaatttaatgaactgtaagagtccagacattgcatatattgtgagtaagttaagtagatataattgtagtccagagcaatagcattcagatgcactgagtagaggattatggtacctaaaatactctattaccttttatttgatttatcaaaggtatcttgctgtccttgagggactttgtgatgtaaactggatagttgactcagaggagtctaagtctacaagtggatatgtttcactccagcatgagggtttgtttttggaagatttacaaacatatattgctcaattcattatggaatctgagagtattgagttagataaagcacgagagagggctgagtgcctaagatgctttttagaagacattcctctctggcataggtctgtgccagctatatctatacattgtgttagccaaactATAATACATAAAgttgaaaataactaatctcaatcggcgttatttccattgattggataaagtccaaggagaatatcgcgcaatctttgacgaaaggtttatcccaagagatagttagaaatgcatcgagggggaaggggcttaagctcataaattaaactttccatgaaggatactcaaccttgctgactggagatcccaaaatcaaggtttctaatgagacaactaatttgtggtgggtaaaggtaaacactatcagagaattttattctctgtcccttccctatggtgtagacgtgatagtgtgactgcatgtgaaggataacttttaagaagtcttaatgagttatatagtttcaatttaagattgaagtgggttgtagcagtaacactctttatggaaactcacctatctgaatgaggaagtgggccgtttcctatgagaatatgagctttgattctctagagcattatgagaaacaggatatgtccagggccaaattggacaaaacggcacgagcttggcagcaatcttggagatatcactcGTGGTTggtatcgcgaattacatcaaatgctagcagttcaagacatagttcactgtctctagcaagtaattccggtaatatctcactaagtaaaggttcaagacctcatggacacctctgcctaaaatggtatttcctgcgctttttatgtgatttttcttttgatggttttggtattactggaacttaggacctaaaggtcactaagggttcactagttcatgctttttcactttggtgaaagatacctatagcctcaccatgtgagaactaaagatgaaagctctcaatactattatgatttatgcaatccatagtgtgaccctggggtcaacacacttttgtgtgagggagaggacgtaaaaatgactagtatgatttcaacacttgcacgatcagtctgtttggattgtgaggttgggatgttgatttaccaagatctatctgtgttttcatgttttattgagttttcattcatgtgggggattgttggaaaacgattaataaaaaaataattttttaaagttttaataaaaattataatttattgttttcttttgtgaatgaaactttttagtccaacattgtggagtttccaatttttaatagttttaagaaactatataaaccttttagtcccacatcggggagttttttcttcttaagttgtatttgtcaattatataaacaaattcacttcttttgtaaaatctatgggaaaggggttgctctatatttagagggacccccaagggaaaaaaaatattttatattgttttctcaagcgttcgagattttcctttatggttttttcggagttgccaagatcaagttgagcatctactacatatgctagtagtaggtgtattagggtgttttatcctgaagatatccgtcctgtgagggctgtagcatcactcttgagtgtagccggacgctaatgcatcaagggcaacgtgttgaacacgtgactcactctgtttttccaaagttttgccttgttgctgttgcggagatatggagagctcattcgtttcatcaaatcgatcacttacattataaaggagctaagtatcaataactttttcttattttatttttcattgtttttcattACTGCACCCAACACTCGTCACCGCCGTTGTGACTACTATGAGGAATTTGAAAATAAAAGTTTCAGTGAAAATAAAACTTGGTGTAGATCTATTTAAATTCCGACTATCCCCATGAATACTCATCAGTACACAAAAAGGAGCATGACAATGTACTGCAATCAAGATGAAAATTACCCAATGACAGTCCGTTGTCAGTACCACGTGCAGGGGAACAAATAGATCAGGTGCCTTATTAACGAGCTGCACTTTTCCTCTATCAAACATTAACCTACTAAAAATTGTACTAGTACTATTTCCTATGCTGCAAAAAATAGTGGAAACTAATCTGAATTTCCAGCGCAAGTACCCTACTTGCAGCATTATAGTAAGAATCATTGCAACTTCCGTAGCAAACTCCACAGGATCGCCATCACCAGGCCAAAGCTGCAATAATGGAGGAACTGCAGCATGAAAATGCATTTGACAGAACCTATGAGAGTACACAGTTGGAGTATTGAATGGAAGCAGCTCTATCGATTTAGTCCTGAGATTAAAAATGTCATGATAAAGATAACATGGACACATGGTTTCCCTTTTTCTACCAAGAGCATAGTGATGCTGACATTCCTCGTGGGCATTTCCTCAGACAACTCGCAAAGACGACGAGTGTCTCCATTTGCAGCCAACCAATGAACATTTGAAAAATCAAGTAATGTAATcaaatactacctccgtttcaaaaaaataggcaggtttcatgtacaaattacacatgaaagcagcctattattttgaaacggagggagtaatagccaaactccaaaatctgctCATATACATAGTCATAACCGTATTCAGCCATCCATTTTGACACAAGAAACACAGTGACCCTAGAATCAATTTTAATCACACAACATTCATAAGTAGTGGTAAAATAAAAATACCCTTGACTAGTAGACGGCTTGCCTCGATCATATATCCATCGAGTAGTCTTGATGAGAACTACTACTTGGCAACTCGATGTATCCATGTGATTGATCAGTTGATATCGTCCGAAGAAGATAAAGCAACTTCTGGAAGGTATAAGTAGCACCATAGAAGTGTGAACATGAATTCCAACAAGTTCAGTTGTTGAACTTACAACTTCAAGCAAATGGGAAGAGACCCTTCCAACTAATGCAAAATAGGGTCTAAACCATTGACCATGATCCATACTAGATCTCAATACATGAAGAAGTAGAGCCTCAAGAATAAAGTGCAAGCCCAGTAAAAAAGTGGAAAAAACAGATAATAATGCACAAGACTAAATTGTAATCCCAACAAGCAACCCACACTTCAGctgtagaagaaaaaaaattgtgctcCACATAGCAGGACGTAGATTAAACCTTCTGAAGTTCACTCATGCATAACCACATAAACATATATAAGCATGCTGAATTCCACCAACACGCATCCATAGGGACATTAAGAAACAATTGGTAAAAATTTCCCTTCACGATCTTTGGACAAGTAAGATACTGCTATTACCAATATCACCAGATGAATCCAACACCATTAACATGAAATTCTCATGCCACAATTTCAGTCGATGCTCAAACATAGAATAAAGTATAGTAAAACAACAATTCCAGAGAATAAGGCTGATCTCCTTTCCACGATCAAACACACTGCGTCTAGAACTAAAATTAAGGTAGATGCAGACATCAACAATTATGTTGGAATGCATCGTTCCTATGTTGATATGAAAAAGGTAATCAACTCTAGTATCACTCAAATTCACAACATTACTCCAAGAAATTTTATCAAACAACACTTCAGCAATACTAACAACACTACCCATAGTTAAATTAGAACCAACTGTTGCACTAAAAAACCCATCTAAATGATACCCATGTTTGTGAACCATATCATGAACAAAATTCCCATTGTATTTGGCCGTTGAAATTGAACAAACATATAGTGTAAAAGACATGAAGTAATGGAATCAAACCTAGAATAATGAGGAAGAATAGAAAAACAAACTTTACTCATGTTGATGCGATTATTGCTATCAAAATTATGCACAACAGTTTTAACGATTTCGTTAAATTAAGAACTCACCGTTAAAGTaccatcttctctttcaacaaagaaaaatgaaggaatcaactTTAACTCGAGAGGATCCATTTCTGCATCAACATCTGGAGgagttgatttgatttcctcgGATGAAGAGACAGTGAAGTCCTCAATCGAAATAGTATATTCTTCCATGTTTGATGGCTGATGTAGATATATTCCAAGCAGATATAGAATACGATTCATTTTGGAATCCAAATTATTCACAACTGACTTCAAGGAACTCATCGCATCTTTCAATTCAGTGATCGATTCACCTTGTTGATGAACCGCGTTTGAGAGATCTGTAATTTGTTGTTCAGTAGCCATGGATACATATTCCAAGATGGAGTCTaataccaattgtcatgtacctgGATGTACAATAAAAGGATAAACACTTaattctcacgaatcaagttTCTATGCTCTTACGAACATCCTAAATCTCTGGTTCTGAAGAACACATCATAATCATTAAAACGATATTTTGATTAAAATTGGATTAGTCTTCTCACTACAGAGACACTAGCCTTATATAGATGGGTTTATCGCTCAGCATCCGACACTCACAACTCTCCTGGATGGTTACATCTAAACCGTCAATTAGAATTATTTTAAATACTAATTCACACTAGTTAAACTACTGACTTTAATTATTACAGTTTACTAACTACTAACAAGAATATGATAGGGGACACCTGCTTCTCACCATAGTTGGCACATGATACTTTGGCATATGAGAATCTCAAATTGTTGCACGCGTCTGGCCGCGTTAAACTGAAGGATGAAGTGGCTGAGGAGCATGGTCTCAAGTCAGGTACTAAAGGTCGTCCCTTTAATGACTTCCTAGGATCCTCCCTGCGGGACACGAGCCCATAAGGAAAAAGAGAGGGGTGAAACCTCCTCATAGCAAAAAACATGTTGCGCTTCATATTCTGAATCCCGCCACCAATTCTCCAATACAGGTGTGTTATCTATTTTCCCCCTCCCTCTCtttatttgatatttgtttttccCCACATTTTTTTGAAAGGTGAGGCGGATGTTGCGTCATCAGGGGGGCTCTTTGTCCAATTCCGTTGGGTGGAAACTGCCTTCATATTTGATTGAGGAGTACCTTAACATGCCTGAGTACGATTGGTCCCAAAAGTCTTTCCAAAAAGGATAAATAGGACGCGACTATATTTTTCGGCACCGGGGCATGTTCTTCTGTTGACGCCTCGCCTATGTTTTCTGTACAGGACCagcgaggtggtggtggtaatcctTCAAAGACTCTACGAGATGCTGGTGGTAGTCCGACTCCTTCGTTCATGGATCGTGTGGAAGGTATTGGTGTCAAATTTTCGAAAGGTTCTGGATGGGTATCTCCGGTTTGCATGTATCTTCGGTTAATCCTTTACGAGCAAAAACTATTTGGGTTAGGGGTCAAGCTTTGGAGTCCCCCATTGATGTGTTGGATTTACTGAGCCTTACCGGGTCGACTCTCGGTTTTTTGTGGGTCTCTGCTCAGGTGGAACTCAACCATATTTCCCTGAAGGTATCTTCGCATTCCCTGTCGCACACGTGTTTCATTATTCAATTCTTGGGTCCTTTATTTTTCTCTATTTATACATCTAATTAATTTTCTTCGCAATGTCACATTTTCTTCACTTCGCAGTTTCTTGACTTCGCGTCTTCTTCCGTCTCCTCAGCTTCTCGTTTAAATCCTCATGATCTTTATCCTGATACTCTAATTTCCGAGGTTGCCCCTTTTTATTATAGGGGTGGCATTCTAATAGCACAAAAAGGATTAGAGGgggcattctaataggacaaaaaggatcattacatgatcattcaaggtgtcccttatcaaaaaactggaaatgacaaattaaccctcattattgataacctagtttagtgatgataatcaaattTAGTGTTAattattaatttcacttatattaactcaaaatcaaaacaaaatcagatttttagagttaaaaaaaagttcagagaagaaaaaaaaaacttttgtgaaactctagattttgattcactcaaccaaaatgagtgattccagtgacccggtatacttctaaattagttcccactagctttttctcgctcaaaattatctaaagtacgtaacaaaatcaaaacttttaaattttcagaagaacttacggttgcaatttttgtcgtgaccaaccgtaactcttagttacggttcgtaagttatcgaaataccaaccgtaactggttaaattttgggaagatccaatcgtaaaaccagttacggttggtaattaaatttggaaaacaaccgtaactaaattacagttggtaactaatgaatcgagaccaaccgtaactaccctacggttggtgtgtcaacttaacttttgaaccgtaaatcattatttaataaattcttaagacacgggattagttacggttggtatagTTGTTTGAATAACAAATGAtaactcaattacggttgataaatatgatgcaagtacaaaccgtaactgaacatatttctcaaaactaaaaacttacggttggtatttgagttaaaaccaaccgtaacatcaaccaaatctacagttacggttcgtatttgagttattaccGACCGTAACTCATAtgcaaccagaaatttcaatttcaattttcatacaaaaccctaatttttgatacaaaattaacttaaatccaacacgataaactaaaccctaactgggtttttccaaacatttttcaaatcgccgattaatcgaagacaatgaaattttcagttttaatggaggttacggttgatggaggagaagagaagatgaaaaaaaaaattgatttgaatttttctgattcattaggtttaaaaaaaattgatttggttttggttgatttaagatgaaaagggtaatctagtcaatttacatcccctttaggacatccc
This portion of the Papaver somniferum cultivar HN1 chromosome 11, ASM357369v1, whole genome shotgun sequence genome encodes:
- the LOC113321684 gene encoding uncharacterized protein LOC113321684, which translates into the protein MATEQQITDLSNAVHQQGESITELKDAMSSLKSVVNNLDSKMNRILYLLGIYLHQPSNMEEYTISIEDFTVSSSEEIKSTPPDVDAEMDPLELKLIPSFFFVEREDGTLTKLLYLLRTISTDQSHGYIELPSSSSHQDYSMDI